Proteins from a genomic interval of Nasonia vitripennis strain AsymCx chromosome 3, Nvit_psr_1.1, whole genome shotgun sequence:
- the NV_30145 gene encoding pyrokinin-like peptide precursor: MELARLINGARTKAILCALLVIVLMANRVAGQYDGRGSDMVEGPRVERMHPETSGGCVGAHCLTQNSEGPVGAMWFGPRLGRRRRSDKFTPKKIEALSEMLGSPNWNLVTIPGGEDKRQETTFTPRLGRELENAISVYDLVRGLVSSVDDQNGKDRDQQAPPPMFPPRLGRTLLTPRLEHELRNLLRKLQMQ, translated from the exons ATGGAGCTTGCGAGACTGATCAACGGAGCGAGAACGAAGGCGATCCTCTGTGCCCTGCTTGTGATTGTTCTGATGGCGAATCGAGTTGCTGGACAGTATG ACGGCAGAGGATCGGACATGGTGGAAGGGCCTCGGGTCGAGAGGATGCACCCGGAGACGTCGGGCGGCTGCGTTGGCGCCCATTGCCTGACCCAAAACTCCGAGGGACCGGTGGGAGCCATGTGGTTCGGTCCCCGGCTCGGCAGGCGACGCCGATCCGACAAGTTCACCCCCAAGAAGATCGAGGCCCTCAGCGAGATGCTCGGCTCGCCCAACTGGAACCTCGTCACCATTCCCG GCGGAGAGGACAAGCGCCAGGAGACGACGTTCACGCCGCGTCTTGGCCGTGAGCTGGAAAACGCTATCTCAGTCTACGACCTGGTGCGAGGTCTGGTCAGCAGCGTGGACGACCAGAACGGCAAGGATCGGGACCAGCAGGCACCGCCACCGATGTTCCCGCCCAGGCTTGGACGTACCCTCCTCACCCCGAGACTCGAGCACGAGCTGCGCAACTTGCTGCGAAAGCTTCAGATGCAGTAG